ggtcagtggttcacagtcatgctggaaggacatgaTGAGTAGGGTCCtgaagggatcagttcttggtctggttctgttcaatatctacatcagtgatttagataatgcatagagagtacacttatagcatttgcagatgataccaacctgggaggggttggaagtgctttggaggataggataataattgaaaatgatctggacaaactggagaaatggtctgaagtaaataggatgaaattcaataaggacaaatgcaaagtactccacttagggatgaacagtcagttgcacacatacaaaatgggaaaggaatgcctaggaaggagaactgcagaaaggaTCTGGGGCTCAAAGTGGACCAGAAGCtaaataagtatcagaggggtagccgtgttagtctggatctgtaaaagcagcagagaatcctgtgcacttATATGActaaaagacgttttggagcgtgagctttcgtgggtgaatacccacttcgtcagacgcaggaagtggaaatttccagggtaaGGTATtataatgctagcaagcaagctagacgtacgaggtagttcaatcaggaggatgggccctgtcttgcagtagaggtgtgaacaaccaagggaggagaaactggttttgtaattgCAAGCCatccacagtctttgtttagtcagagctgaggtatcaaatttgcaaatgaactgaagctcagccagtttctttgaagtctgtcctgaagttttgctggtggccaccttaaggtctgctatagtgtggccagggagctgaagtgctctcctacaggttttgtatattgcattcctaaGATATCTGTTTGtccgtttatccttttccgtacAGACTGTCCAGTTGCCGATGTACATAGAGAGGGCATTGCttgcatatgatggcgtaattacattggtggacatgcaggtgaatgacccAGTGTAGGTGtgactgatctggttaggtccctGGATGGTGttgcttttgtgctgctgctgcggctCCTGTTGCGCGCCTTCCTCGTGCTGTTGAGTCTGGCGGCGCGCGCCTCCCCTCGTGCTGTTGAGTTCGGCGCGCACACCTCGCGCTCTGTTGCCCCCGGCCGCCACGCGCCCGCGCCGGCGCCCCCCCGCATGCTGTGTGCCACCGCCGGACAcagccactgctgctgttgtCGGCAGGGCAGCTGCCCTCGCGCATCCGCCGCCGGGAATGCTGATCAGTGTGTCCTCATTTCTTTGATCAACAAACTCGATGCCACTCGCCACAttctacacagcgacaccatcaacaACACTAACCAATCGatcacaccatcactggttcgtTCATTGCACGTCCACAAGTAATATAGCCAATCatatccagcaatgccctctgctatgtacatcgccaaacggacagtcactacggaaaaggataaatggacacaatcaatatcaggaatggcaatatacaaaaacctgtaggagagcacatcaacctccctggccacactatagccaccttaaggtggccaccagcaaaactcaggaccagactcaaagagaaactgctgattttcagttcattgcaaattgaataccatcagctctggactaaacaaagactgaagCTTGCCAATTACAAGAAACCATTCTGcctcccttgtttcacacctctactgctagaacagggccccatcctccctgattgaactaacctcgttatgtctagcttgcttgctagcatatatatacctacccctggaaatttccactacttgcgtctgacgaagtgggtattcacccacaaaagctcacactccaaaacatctgttagtctataaggtgccacaggattctctgctgcttttacagaagctaaatatgagtcaacagtgtaacactgttgcaaaaaaagcaaacatcgttctgggatgcattagcaggagtgttataagcaagacacgagatgTAATTCtgccactctactctgtgctgattaggcctcaactggactactgtctccagttctgggtgccacatttcagtaaagatgtgaaaaaattggaaaaagtgcagaaaagaggaacaaaaatgatgaaaggtctagaaaacatgatctatgagggaagattgaaaaaaaatggcttgtttagtctggagaagagaagactgagcggggacatgataacagttttcaagtacataaaagtttgctacggggaagatggaaaaaattgttcttaacctctgagaataggacaagaactaaggggcttaaattgcagtaaggtcAGTTTAGACTGGAACATTAGGAAAATGGGAGgaagtggaatttccatcattggagatttttaaaagcaggttggacaaacacctgccagggaggGTCTAGATAAAATTTAGTCCTGCCATGTGTTCAGGGGACTGGAATGGATaaccttccagttctatgactctatgattcttCTTGAAAAATCCTAATAATTTTAATAGGTAAGAATCCAATTATATACTGCAGATATTAAATCGTGTTTTCAACAAAATAGTCTAGAACAACTGACAGACTGTAATGGAGGTGGAGATTATTTATATAGATTTGGCCAGATGTCCAGTAATTGTCAATTGGCCATAGTTTCATTGCAGCCAATCTGCAAGATCCCATACTGGTGTGACAGAGctgtagctctattgaagtcataAGGCCAAAttgcagagagagaataaattCCTCTATAGCCTTACGGTTAGTACACTCACCCTGCAGGCAGAAGACCAAGAATCCAGTAACCCTGTACTGCCTCTTTTATGATTCATCCATagaggaacagcttcaagaggagagactgagggagccccacgtCAGACTATCGCTTAGTAAGAGCTGAGCAAGGAATGTGCAAATACCAGTAGGACGTGATActtggatttaggcatctaaagtagcagttaggtgcccaagtccttttgtggatccagcttattttgcctatttaaaacacacaaatacatctcacatctctctctctctctctctaaatttaGTCTacttaaaacacacattttacatCTTTACATTCATGCTCTGGAACAGATAATCTCCACATAttgtttcaatttattttcataataaatgttaatttcatttttgtctgTTCTTCCAGGTCACAGATTTTctgaataaatgaaaatgaaaaatcaaaccacagtGACTGAATTTATCCTCCTGGGACTTTCCAGTGACCAACAGATGCAGATTTTTCTCTTCCTGGTGTTTTTAGTTATTTACCTAATCACTCTGGGTGGTAACATAGTGATCATGGTGGTGATAAGAGCTGATTCTCACCTTCACACCCCTATGTACTTCTTCCTCTTCCATTTATCATTTGTTGATATTTGTTATTCCTCAGTCACAGTGCCCAATATGCTGATGAACTTCCTAGCAGAGCGCAAAAGTATTTCTGTCATTGGCTGCATTGCTCAGATGTTCTTCATCCtcctctcagctgctgctgaagcttTCATTCTCTCAGCCATGGCTTATGACCGCTATGCTGCCATCTGTTACCCGTTGCATTATATGGAAACAATGAGCACAAGGATCTGTGTTCAGCTGGTGAATGGAGCATGGGCAATAGGCATCTTCCATGCCCTGCtaaacactgtttttgccctcAAATTGCATTTTTGTGGGCCCAATCAAATCAGCCATTTCAGCTGTGAGCTCCCTCCTCTCTTACGACTGTCCTGCACTGAAACCTTCATCACTGAAGTGGTGCTTCATACTTCTGTTCTGACATTTGCCTTAATCTCCTTCCTCCTAACACTGATCTCCTACATTCACATCATCTCCACCGTCCTGGGGATACGCTCTGCAGAGGGCAGGCGTAAAGtcttctccacctgcagctcccacctgatTGTGGTTGGCTTATTGTACCTGACAGCTTTTCTCCAGTACACAAAACCCAGCTCAGTCTCTTCTGTGGTGCTGGATGAAATATTCTCCATCCAGTACAGCATCTTGACCCCCATgttaaaccccatcatctacagcctgaaAAACAAAGAGGTGAAAACAGCTCTAAGGAAAATGTTGGGGAAATTAAAGTTTCTCAACTAATGTTGATgatgttaaataaattaaattacatatttttactTTAGAGAGCATAGAACTGTGGGTAACTGGTGTTTGGGAAATTCTCAGCTCAGGTAACTGAGACAAATTCGGACAAAAGCTCAGTTGGTCTAAATAAGTATGGCTCCCTTGAAGTCAGCAGGCCAGATTCCCAGTTGTACAAGAGCCACTGGAGTATTGGGGCCTGGATCTTGGGTATCCTAAATCCAGAGTGAGTGCTCTGTAGAGtcagtgtagtggggtggttatcCACTCCTGCCCTTCGGAGCTTTAAACAGCCAAGGAGAGGGCAGTGGCGCGGGAAGAAAGCCTGGACTGATTGAGAGAAAGGAcgctcagctgtggccaggtcccagtcaggcccagctggctccTATAAGAGGAAGTGAGCCAGAAAcccagtcagtctccctctgcctgtagagagataagggcctggctgcagagagctaGACATAGGGTACcagaatggagcagggctggagaaaagcagaggagctggggagctcctgcctggaaagccccaggctgcggcctaggttaaggccaagaggtactagGAGTTACAGGGGGCACCCCAGtggcaggcaaaggcagcaggtccaaacccctttgcctatgatgagtggctgatactgcagtctgccccagtgaacgggggctagatggacactgggcagtagccatatattgaggcaaagtggggatagtgggttgaggcttcccctgggaggggagacctagattggtggggtactgccagggggaagcaccccagttaaaaggacaccggggtccagggagggacacggcgGCCAAGAGGACAgacggatcaccggcctgcagagggtgctcctagctggaatgagctaattcccagaaatgaccagcaggaggcaccgcaggggtaaGTCTACATCCTTACAGTCAGTCAcacatttcttcctttcctctatTTCCATATCTCTTTAATCAGGCCCACTGATTTCGGGGGATCTATGGCCAATTTATGGCAGCTGAGATTCTGGCCAATTctataaaaaaataatctctcaATCTATTAATAtctcttatttgttttttttgactAATTTATTGAAACTCCATTTAATATCAGTTATCTTATTCTATCCTACTAAAATCtcaaggattttcaaaaataattaataaagataatATAATAATCATTGGAGCCAATGGGTTTACTCCCCAGGGAACTTAGTCTCGAACAGGAGAGTTAGAGAGAGGCCCAAATGAGTgtatcccagtggttagggcatccaCATGGGTCGAGAGAGTTCCCCTGTTTAAATCCTGTCTCTTTATCAAGCATTTGAAGTGGGGCTCTCTCACATTCCAGGTGACTACCCTGACTATTGGAATAAAAGTTATGAGCGGTCTCCTCCTTCTAattccttcttcttcctccttcatccccagcttcatgtgtaaaaacaaaacaaaacaaaaccaaaaaaaaattaggtgGGGTTAGAGAGTTCCTAGCTGAGAAAGACAAGCAAAAGGATTTGTCTCCCTCAcaccccactcctctgcatctcccattggctagtgaACCACCTATTATCATGttagaacacaagaacaaatgaaagaCCATTCCAggtctgaccaatggtccatctagcccactatcatCTTTCTgccaatggccagtgccagattcttcaaagagaatgaacagaacagacaattatGGAGTGATACATCTCCTGTCacacagtcccagcttctggcagtcagaggtttaaggacacccagaaCAGGGGGTTGTTTCTCTGGCCTTCtggactaatagccattgatgaccttcctccatgaacttatgtaattgttttttaaaaactgtctccAGCTCAAAAAAAAGGGATCAAgatatgttgttaaaatgaaagcctgatttaatattttacagttcaaatgcatttttacttcttgtctttaataaaaggttataaaaagagatttttaatggtgtgtttgccaagGTACTAACCAGACTGAGGTCTTTGCAAAGCGAActctgaaccttgtttaaaactgtttaatgtgggacagtgactgggttatgtggCTTAATCTCTGAAACATAATGTTTCATATCCCTTAAAATATGTTgtcataattaattataataaccCTGAATATTTGTCTTATCCAAACCTTATCTGAATATTGCTACATTTTTTGGTCTTCAAAGTCTAAATGTGGCAAGAAGTTCCACTGTCTAATTATGTTTCTTCTTCATGCCATCAGCACATTCATGGAACACGCTCCCAACAGTGGTTCACCAAACCATCAACCTGACCTTGTGAAAATCCTACAGGAAGAAAGGGAGGAGATATCCACTGAGTGGGCTTCTTCATTTCCCTATTATGTTTTTGTGAATCTCTTCTTCTCTGGAGACATGATACTGCATGCCCTTGAAAGTTTAGACTAAATAGACATACCCGTACAGCCTGTCTGCCTTCAAACCTCCAATTGAGGCTTAGAAGATTTCCACTTATAGACCACCGGGAGGACTGAATCTAATCAACATTATGCATGATCCCAACCCTGCAGACATATTCACCCTCGTGCTAGGAGTCGGTACTCACATGTAATTTCAATAATATTATTCATGTGTACAACATCTTCATAGGAGTAATGTTCTTGCTGGATTTTGCATTGTATGCCTATTTATATGAGCATTTGTATTTTCACTAAACCGATCACACTGAAAAGTGAGATCTGCAAGATGTTAATTAGGCCTgaactttcacagggctctgaaTTCTGGACATTGAAGAAGAGACAGGAGCAGATCTTCAAtacaatggaaatgaaaatataGAGATGGATACTTGGTGTTCCGTGGATGGATTATGTTTGGAACTAATGAAATAGGGGAAATGTGAAGTTGGTATCAGTTACAGAAAAGCTGAGGGAATTGAGGCGTAGATGGTTAGGCcatgtgaaaagaaaatcagaagaatATATAGGAAACAGGGAGTTAAACTTAggagtggagggaaagagaagggttGGCAGACCCAGAACTAGATGGATGTATGTCATACTAAAGGACATGATTAGCT
Above is a genomic segment from Chelonoidis abingdonii isolate Lonesome George unplaced genomic scaffold, CheloAbing_2.0 scaffold1076, whole genome shotgun sequence containing:
- the LOC116835992 gene encoding olfactory receptor 5G9-like; translated protein: MKMKNQTTVTEFILLGLSSDQQMQIFLFLVFLVIYLITLGGNIVIMVVIRADSHLHTPMYFFLFHLSFVDICYSSVTVPNMLMNFLAERKSISVIGCIAQMFFILLSAAAEAFILSAMAYDRYAAICYPLHYMETMSTRICVQLVNGAWAIGIFHALLNTVFALKLHFCGPNQISHFSCELPPLLRLSCTETFITEVVLHTSVLTFALISFLLTLISYIHIISTVLGIRSAEGRRKVFSTCSSHLIVVGLLYLTAFLQYTKPSSVSSVVLDEIFSIQYSILTPMLNPIIYSLKNKEVKTALRKMLGKLKFLN